A genomic window from Prosthecobacter sp. SYSU 5D2 includes:
- a CDS encoding methyltransferase, whose translation MDTLSPDRILQTGMGFWASKALLTAVELGVFTALARESGDEAALRARLGLHARGARDFLDALVALGFLHCEGGVYRNAPETEMFLDREKPSYIGGILEMCNHRLYGFWGNLTTALRTGEAQNEAKGGGPDPFAAIYAEPERLREFLRAMSGVSRGANIAIARTFPWADYQSCADIGTAQGDLVTQIALANPHLQGIGFDLPPVGPVFESYVAEHGLAERVTFQGGSFFEQDLPQAEVLLFGHILHDWDVETKRMLLRKAYEALPPGGAVVVYDAIIDDERKQNAFGLLMSLNMLIETPGGFDYTGADCIGWMQEAGFKDCRMQHLVGPDSMVVGMK comes from the coding sequence ATGGATACACTTTCTCCGGATCGCATTCTTCAGACTGGTATGGGGTTTTGGGCTTCGAAAGCTCTGCTGACGGCGGTGGAACTGGGAGTCTTTACGGCGCTGGCGCGGGAGTCTGGAGATGAGGCGGCTTTACGTGCCCGGCTGGGGTTGCATGCGCGGGGTGCGCGTGATTTCCTGGATGCGCTGGTGGCCCTGGGTTTTCTGCATTGCGAGGGGGGCGTGTATCGAAATGCACCTGAGACGGAGATGTTTTTGGACCGCGAAAAACCGAGCTACATCGGGGGCATTTTGGAGATGTGCAATCACCGGCTCTACGGTTTCTGGGGGAATCTGACGACCGCGCTGCGCACAGGAGAGGCTCAAAATGAGGCCAAGGGCGGCGGGCCAGACCCCTTTGCGGCCATCTATGCGGAGCCGGAGAGGCTTCGTGAGTTCCTCCGCGCGATGTCGGGCGTGAGCCGTGGGGCGAACATCGCTATCGCCAGGACGTTTCCTTGGGCTGACTATCAAAGCTGCGCGGACATCGGCACGGCACAGGGGGATCTGGTGACGCAGATTGCGCTGGCGAACCCGCATTTGCAGGGGATCGGCTTTGACCTGCCACCCGTGGGCCCAGTTTTTGAGTCCTACGTGGCGGAGCATGGGCTGGCGGAGCGGGTGACCTTCCAGGGCGGCAGTTTTTTTGAGCAGGATCTGCCACAGGCGGAGGTGCTGCTGTTCGGCCATATCCTGCATGACTGGGATGTGGAGACGAAGCGGATGCTGCTGCGCAAGGCTTACGAGGCGCTGCCTCCAGGCGGCGCGGTGGTGGTGTATGATGCGATCATTGACGACGAGCGGAAGCAAAATGCCTTTGGCCTGCTGATGAGCCTGAACATGCTGATCGAGACCCCCGGTGGGTTTGATTACACGGGCGCGGACTGCATCGGCTGGATGCAGGAAGCGGGCTTCAAGGACTGCCGTATGCAGCACCTGGTGGGGCCTGACTCGATGGTGGTGGGCATGAAGTGA
- a CDS encoding MBL fold metallo-hydrolase, with translation MKITFCGAAGTTTGSKHLIEINGSRILLDCGLFQGRRKESMERNSSFPFDPEKVDCVVLSHAHIDHTGNLPHLCRKGFNGNIYATPATRDLCSIMLPDAAHIHESDIAWLNRHRKREDLPLLTPNYTKMDAENCMRQFVTLSYNRPMRIADGVQITFIDAGHILGSAQVVLDLEDHATKKKCRILFSGDVGRPGNDLLEEAAPCADVDYVIMESTYGGRHHEMPAETSEHICHIIREVQQRRARLIIPAFAVERTQQLLFTLDKLRAENCFAPVPTFVDSPLAVRATEIFRLHIEDLKPEVRDAVFMRDDPFGFEGLRLVRSVDESKALNFLKGPSIIISASGMAESGRILHHLRNNVGNPDNILLFVGYCAENTLGWKLRSGQKRVNILGDEFEVRAEIETLDSFSGHADHNELLAYFDRIKGPKRRVFLVHGEPERSEVFSKALAERHPEGTVEVAQHMQTVEL, from the coding sequence ATGAAAATCACCTTTTGCGGAGCTGCAGGGACGACGACGGGGTCCAAGCATTTGATCGAAATCAACGGAAGCCGCATCCTGCTGGATTGCGGGCTGTTTCAGGGGCGCCGCAAGGAGTCCATGGAAAGGAACAGCAGCTTCCCTTTTGATCCTGAAAAAGTGGACTGCGTGGTGCTTTCCCATGCCCACATTGATCACACGGGAAACTTGCCGCACCTGTGCCGGAAGGGATTCAATGGCAACATTTATGCGACGCCTGCCACGCGGGACCTGTGCAGCATCATGCTCCCGGATGCGGCGCATATTCATGAGAGTGACATCGCCTGGCTGAACCGGCACCGGAAGCGGGAAGACCTGCCGCTGCTGACGCCGAACTATACCAAAATGGATGCGGAGAACTGCATGCGGCAGTTTGTGACGCTGAGCTATAACCGGCCGATGCGCATCGCGGACGGGGTGCAAATCACCTTCATTGATGCCGGGCACATCCTGGGCAGTGCGCAGGTGGTGCTGGACCTGGAAGACCACGCCACAAAGAAAAAATGCCGAATTCTCTTCAGTGGTGACGTTGGCCGGCCAGGCAATGATCTGCTGGAAGAGGCGGCTCCCTGTGCGGATGTGGACTACGTCATCATGGAGAGCACGTATGGCGGACGGCATCATGAGATGCCGGCGGAGACCTCGGAGCACATCTGCCACATCATCCGGGAGGTCCAGCAGCGCCGTGCCCGGCTCATCATCCCGGCCTTCGCCGTGGAGCGCACCCAGCAGCTTCTCTTTACCCTGGACAAACTGCGCGCAGAAAATTGCTTCGCCCCGGTGCCCACCTTTGTGGACAGCCCACTGGCGGTACGTGCCACTGAGATATTCCGGTTGCACATCGAGGACCTGAAACCGGAGGTGCGGGATGCGGTCTTCATGCGGGATGATCCGTTTGGTTTCGAAGGATTGCGCCTGGTCCGCAGCGTGGATGAATCCAAAGCACTGAATTTTCTCAAAGGCCCCAGCATCATTATTTCCGCGTCCGGCATGGCAGAAAGCGGGCGCATTTTGCACCACCTGCGCAACAACGTCGGCAACCCGGATAACATCCTCCTCTTTGTCGGCTACTGTGCAGAAAACACCCTCGGCTGGAAGCTGCGCAGCGGGCAGAAACGGGTGAACATCCTGGGTGATGAATTTGAGGTGCGTGCCGAGATCGAAACCCTGGATTCCTTTTCCGGCCATGCTGACCACAATGAACTGCTGGCTTACTTTGACCGCATCAAAGGTCCAAAACGCCGCGTCTTCCTCGTCCACGGCGAGCCCGAGCGGTCCGAGGTTTTCAGCAAAGCCCTGGCTGAGCGCCACCCGGAAGGCACCGTGGAGGTGGCCCAGCACATGCAGACGGTGGAGCTGTAA